CTTTTCCACCGTCTGGTTCTGCTGGGGGGCGCTGGGATGGGTGATGTCCACCACATTGAGCAGGAGGTGGGCCTCCTCCAGTTCCTCCAGGGTGGCCCGGAAGGCCGCCACCACCGTATGGGGCAGCTTTCTGATAAAGCCCACGGTATCGGTGAGGAGGGCCTTCTTCCCCCCGGGCAGCTTGAGCTGGCGGGTGGTGGGGTCCAGGGTGGCAAAGAGCCTGTTCTCCACAAAGACTTCGGCCCGGGTGAGGGCGTTCAAGAGGGTGCTTTTCCCGGCATTGGTATAGCCCACCAGGGCCACCACGGGGACCCCCGTCTCCTGCCGCTTTGTGCGGTAGAGGGCCCGCTGGCGTCTCACAATCTCCAGCTCACGGCGGAGACGGGATATCCTGTCCCTGATGAGGCGGCGGTCGGTTTCAATCTGCGCCTCCCCCGGGCCCCGGGTGCCGATGCCACCCCCCAACCTTTCCAGGTGGCTCCACTGGCCGGCCAGGCGGGGCAGAAGATAGACAAGCTGGGCCAGCTTCACCTGGAGCTCCGCCTCCCGGGTGCGGGCCCTCTGGGCA
The Chloroflexota bacterium DNA segment above includes these coding regions:
- the hflX gene encoding GTPase HflX; this translates as MLVAVGGKQGKHQDGWTVESSLDELGQLVATAGGEVVGRVIQHLSQPSPTSYLGKGKLLELQARQGEIGYNTVIFDDELSPHQQSNLEEMLKVKVLDRTALILDIFAQRARTREAELQVKLAQLVYLLPRLAGQWSHLERLGGGIGTRGPGEAQIETDRRLIRDRISRLRRELEIVRRQRALYRTKRQETGVPVVALVGYTNAGKSTLLNALTRAEVFVENRLFATLDPTTRQLKLPGGKKALLTDTVGFIRKLPHTVVAAFRATLEELEEAHLLLNVVDITHPSAPQQNQTVEKTLEELGLAGKPRLLVLNKVDLLAGPRDDLEGWAREDTVLISATQGWGLDRLLELVAQKLQPQPPVHFL